The proteins below come from a single Loxodonta africana isolate mLoxAfr1 chromosome 20, mLoxAfr1.hap2, whole genome shotgun sequence genomic window:
- the NFKBIZ gene encoding NF-kappa-B inhibitor zeta isoform X2 yields MTRLCVSEKRPLASPALTPHWCREPETQPYKGGPERSGLATRSDAVLREKGCLTAAYHAISKGSSSSFSCSHVFGLLSLITAGNSLLLLIRITWLFKHKVEPHMGVGRQQRGPFQGVRVRNSVKELLLHIRSHKQKASAQAVDGFKTQGVNVEQFTELKNTASYSGKRKGPDSSSDGPACKRPALLHTQFLTPPQTPTPGESMEDVHHNEPKHDSSADLLQNIINIKNECNPVSLNTVQVSWMSPVVVPQSSPREQCQGFHGGQLFSPPQKYQPFPVSGSPQMMDQASLFQYSPQNQHVQPQQQHHYTHDPSLEYALYSRAPSPTYEPNLFDGQKLQFCPDQSFASLLSNHGESENVALPLQTAPSIQQQSDAGPPTFSVMPDSACEAMPGHEAASPPLSTSLPFQNITEGPMNTTQLGKSFFQWQVEQEESKLANISQDQFLSKDADGDTFLHIAVAQGRRALSYVLARKMNALHMLDIKEHNGQSAFQVAVAANQHLIVQDLVNLGAQVNTTDCWGRTPLHVCAEKGHSQVLQAIQKGAVRSNQFVDLEATNYEGLTPLHCAVLAHNAVVHELQRNQQPHSPEVQELLLKNKSLVDTIKCLIQMGAAVEAKDRKSGRTALHLAAEEANLELIRLFLELPSCLSFVNAKAYNGNTALHVAASLQYRLTQLDAVRLLMRKGADPSTRNLENEQPVHLVPDGPVGEQIRRILKGKSIQQRAPPY; encoded by the exons ATGACCCGATTGTGCGTTTCAGAAAAGAGGCCCTTGGCTTCCCCCGCTCTCACCCCACACTGGTGTCGTGAACCAGAAACCCAACCCTATAAAGGGGGCCCGGAGAGGTCCGGTCTCGCCACGCGGTCAGACGCTGTTCTTAGAGAAAAAGGCTGCTTAACGGCTGCTTATCATGCGATCTCGAAAGGAAGCTCCTCGTCTTTCTCTTGCTCTCACGTATTTGGGTTATTATCGCTGATTACAGCTGGAAACTCTTTGCTTTTACTTATTCGTATCACTTGGCTCTTCAAACACAAag TTGAGCCCCATATGGGGGTTGGAAGGCAGCAGAGGGGACCCTTTCAAGGTGTTCGTGTGAGAAACTCGGTGAAGGAACTCCTGTTGCACATTCGGAGTCATAAACAGAAGGCTTCTGCCCAAGCTGTGGATGGTTTTAAG acaCAAGGTGTGAACGTAGAGCAATTCACAG AactgaagaacacagcatcataCAGTGGGAAACGGAAAGGGCCTGATTCGTCGTCTGATGGACCAGCCTGCAAAAGGCCGGCTCTGTTGCATACCCAATTTTTG ACACCACCCCAAACACCAACGCCAGGGGAGAGCATGGAAGATGTCCATCACAATGAACCCAAACATGACAGCAGTGCTGATCTGCTTCAGAACATTATCAACATTAAGAATGAATGCAACCCTGTCTCCCTGAACACGGTCCAAGTTAGCTGGATGAGCCCTGTGGTCGTCCCCCAGAGTTCCCCCAGAGAGCAGTGTCAGGGCTTCCATGGAGGGCAGCTCTTCTCTCCACCGCAGAAATACCAGCCATTCCCAGTCAGTGGCTCCCCGCAGATGATGGACCAGGCTTCCTTGTTCCAGTATTCTCCACAGAACCAGCATGTGCAGCCGCAGCAACAGCACCACTATACCCACGACCCGAGTCTGGAATATGCTCTTTATTCCAGAGCTCCATCCCCCACCTATGAACCAAATCTCTTTGACGGTCAGAAACTGCAGTTCTGCCCAGACCAAAGTTTTGCATCTCTTCTAAGTAATCATGGGGAATCTGAGAATGTTGCTCTTCCCCTTCAGACTGCCCCCAGCATCCAGCAACAAAGTGATGCCGGCCCCCCGACCTTCAGTGTGATGCCAGACAGCGCCTGTGAGGCCATGCCGGGGCACGAGGCAGCCTCTCCCCCTTTAAGCACCTCACTGCCATTTCAGAACATCACCGAAGGGCCAATGAACACCACACAGTTAGGAAAGTCATTTTTTCAGTGGCAAGTAGAGCAGGAAGAAAGCAAATTGGCAAACATTTCCCAAGACCAGTTTCTCTCAAAGGATGCAGATGGTGACAC GTTCCTCCACATTGCTGTTGCCCAAGGGCGAAGGGCACTTTCCTATGTCCTTGCAAGAAAGATGAATGCGCTTCACATGCTGGATATTAAAGAGCACAATGGCCAG AGTGCATTTCAGGTGGCCGTGGCTGCCAACCAGCACCTCATTGTTCAGGACCTGGTGAACCTCGGGGCCCAGGTGAACACCACAGACTGCTGGGGACGAACGCCTCTGCATGTCTGTGCTGAGAAGGGCCACTCCCAGGTGCTTCAG GCAATTCAGAAGGGAGCTGTGAGGAGCAATCAGTTCGTGGATCTTGAGGCAACCAACTATGAAG GCCTTACCCCTCTCCACTGTGCGGTGCTGGCCCACAATGCCGTGGTGCATGAACTCCAGAGAAACCAACAGCCACATTCACCTGAAGTTCAGGAGCTGTTACTGAAGAATAAGAGTCTGGTAGACACCATTAAGTGTCTGATTCAAATGGGAGCAGCAGTGGAAGCTAAG GATCGGAAAAGTGGCCGCACAGCTCTGCATTTGGCGGCCGAAGAAGCAAACCTGGAACTCATTCGCCTCTTTTTGGAGCTGCCCAGTTGTCTGTCTTTTGTGAATGCAAAG GCGTACAATGGAAATACTGCCCTCCACGTTGCTGCCAGCCTGCAGTATCGGTTGACACAGTTGGATGCGGTCCGCCTGCTGATGAGGAAGGGAGCAGACCCGAGTACTCGGAACTTGGAGAACGAACAGCCCGTGCATTTGGTTCCTGATGGCCCTGTGGGAGAACAG ATCCGACGTATCCTGAAGGGAAAGTCCATTCAGCAGAGAGCCCCGCCATATTAG
- the NFKBIZ gene encoding NF-kappa-B inhibitor zeta isoform X3 encodes MGVGRQQRGPFQGVRVRNSVKELLLHIRSHKQKASAQAVDGFKTQGVNVEQFTELKNTASYSGKRKGPDSSSDGPACKRPALLHTQFLTPPQTPTPGESMEDVHHNEPKHDSSADLLQNIINIKNECNPVSLNTVQVSWMSPVVVPQSSPREQCQGFHGGQLFSPPQKYQPFPVSGSPQMMDQASLFQYSPQNQHVQPQQQHHYTHDPSLEYALYSRAPSPTYEPNLFDGQKLQFCPDQSFASLLSNHGESENVALPLQTAPSIQQQSDAGPPTFSVMPDSACEAMPGHEAASPPLSTSLPFQNITEGPMNTTQLGKSFFQWQVEQEESKLANISQDQFLSKDADGDTFLHIAVAQGRRALSYVLARKMNALHMLDIKEHNGQSAFQVAVAANQHLIVQDLVNLGAQVNTTDCWGRTPLHVCAEKGHSQVLQAIQKGAVRSNQFVDLEATNYEGLTPLHCAVLAHNAVVHELQRNQQPHSPEVQELLLKNKSLVDTIKCLIQMGAAVEAKDRKSGRTALHLAAEEANLELIRLFLELPSCLSFVNAKAYNGNTALHVAASLQYRLTQLDAVRLLMRKGADPSTRNLENEQPVHLVPDGPVGEQIRRILKGKSIQQRAPPY; translated from the exons ATGGGGGTTGGAAGGCAGCAGAGGGGACCCTTTCAAGGTGTTCGTGTGAGAAACTCGGTGAAGGAACTCCTGTTGCACATTCGGAGTCATAAACAGAAGGCTTCTGCCCAAGCTGTGGATGGTTTTAAG acaCAAGGTGTGAACGTAGAGCAATTCACAG AactgaagaacacagcatcataCAGTGGGAAACGGAAAGGGCCTGATTCGTCGTCTGATGGACCAGCCTGCAAAAGGCCGGCTCTGTTGCATACCCAATTTTTG ACACCACCCCAAACACCAACGCCAGGGGAGAGCATGGAAGATGTCCATCACAATGAACCCAAACATGACAGCAGTGCTGATCTGCTTCAGAACATTATCAACATTAAGAATGAATGCAACCCTGTCTCCCTGAACACGGTCCAAGTTAGCTGGATGAGCCCTGTGGTCGTCCCCCAGAGTTCCCCCAGAGAGCAGTGTCAGGGCTTCCATGGAGGGCAGCTCTTCTCTCCACCGCAGAAATACCAGCCATTCCCAGTCAGTGGCTCCCCGCAGATGATGGACCAGGCTTCCTTGTTCCAGTATTCTCCACAGAACCAGCATGTGCAGCCGCAGCAACAGCACCACTATACCCACGACCCGAGTCTGGAATATGCTCTTTATTCCAGAGCTCCATCCCCCACCTATGAACCAAATCTCTTTGACGGTCAGAAACTGCAGTTCTGCCCAGACCAAAGTTTTGCATCTCTTCTAAGTAATCATGGGGAATCTGAGAATGTTGCTCTTCCCCTTCAGACTGCCCCCAGCATCCAGCAACAAAGTGATGCCGGCCCCCCGACCTTCAGTGTGATGCCAGACAGCGCCTGTGAGGCCATGCCGGGGCACGAGGCAGCCTCTCCCCCTTTAAGCACCTCACTGCCATTTCAGAACATCACCGAAGGGCCAATGAACACCACACAGTTAGGAAAGTCATTTTTTCAGTGGCAAGTAGAGCAGGAAGAAAGCAAATTGGCAAACATTTCCCAAGACCAGTTTCTCTCAAAGGATGCAGATGGTGACAC GTTCCTCCACATTGCTGTTGCCCAAGGGCGAAGGGCACTTTCCTATGTCCTTGCAAGAAAGATGAATGCGCTTCACATGCTGGATATTAAAGAGCACAATGGCCAG AGTGCATTTCAGGTGGCCGTGGCTGCCAACCAGCACCTCATTGTTCAGGACCTGGTGAACCTCGGGGCCCAGGTGAACACCACAGACTGCTGGGGACGAACGCCTCTGCATGTCTGTGCTGAGAAGGGCCACTCCCAGGTGCTTCAG GCAATTCAGAAGGGAGCTGTGAGGAGCAATCAGTTCGTGGATCTTGAGGCAACCAACTATGAAG GCCTTACCCCTCTCCACTGTGCGGTGCTGGCCCACAATGCCGTGGTGCATGAACTCCAGAGAAACCAACAGCCACATTCACCTGAAGTTCAGGAGCTGTTACTGAAGAATAAGAGTCTGGTAGACACCATTAAGTGTCTGATTCAAATGGGAGCAGCAGTGGAAGCTAAG GATCGGAAAAGTGGCCGCACAGCTCTGCATTTGGCGGCCGAAGAAGCAAACCTGGAACTCATTCGCCTCTTTTTGGAGCTGCCCAGTTGTCTGTCTTTTGTGAATGCAAAG GCGTACAATGGAAATACTGCCCTCCACGTTGCTGCCAGCCTGCAGTATCGGTTGACACAGTTGGATGCGGTCCGCCTGCTGATGAGGAAGGGAGCAGACCCGAGTACTCGGAACTTGGAGAACGAACAGCCCGTGCATTTGGTTCCTGATGGCCCTGTGGGAGAACAG ATCCGACGTATCCTGAAGGGAAAGTCCATTCAGCAGAGAGCCCCGCCATATTAG
- the NFKBIZ gene encoding NF-kappa-B inhibitor zeta isoform X1 — MIVDKLLEDSRGGEGLLDAAGDCGLMTSPLNLAYFYGASPPAAAPGTCDAGCSSGPSAPGSPGSDSSDFSSASSVSSCGAVESRPRGGVRAERLTVEPHMGVGRQQRGPFQGVRVRNSVKELLLHIRSHKQKASAQAVDGFKTQGVNVEQFTELKNTASYSGKRKGPDSSSDGPACKRPALLHTQFLTPPQTPTPGESMEDVHHNEPKHDSSADLLQNIINIKNECNPVSLNTVQVSWMSPVVVPQSSPREQCQGFHGGQLFSPPQKYQPFPVSGSPQMMDQASLFQYSPQNQHVQPQQQHHYTHDPSLEYALYSRAPSPTYEPNLFDGQKLQFCPDQSFASLLSNHGESENVALPLQTAPSIQQQSDAGPPTFSVMPDSACEAMPGHEAASPPLSTSLPFQNITEGPMNTTQLGKSFFQWQVEQEESKLANISQDQFLSKDADGDTFLHIAVAQGRRALSYVLARKMNALHMLDIKEHNGQSAFQVAVAANQHLIVQDLVNLGAQVNTTDCWGRTPLHVCAEKGHSQVLQAIQKGAVRSNQFVDLEATNYEGLTPLHCAVLAHNAVVHELQRNQQPHSPEVQELLLKNKSLVDTIKCLIQMGAAVEAKDRKSGRTALHLAAEEANLELIRLFLELPSCLSFVNAKAYNGNTALHVAASLQYRLTQLDAVRLLMRKGADPSTRNLENEQPVHLVPDGPVGEQIRRILKGKSIQQRAPPY; from the exons ATGATCGTGGACAAGCTGCTGGAAGACAGCCGCGGCGGAGAGGGGCTGCTGGACGCGGCCGGCGACTGCGGCCTCATGACCAGCCCGCTCAACCTGGCCTACTTCTACGGCGCGTCGCCGCCGGCCGCGGCCCCGGGGACCTGCGACGCCGGCTGCTCGTCGGGGCCCTCGGCGCCCGGCTCGCCCGGCTCGGACTCCTCGGACTTCTCCTCCGCTTCGTCCGTGTCCTCCTGCGGGGCCGTCGAGTCCCGACCGAGAGGCGGTGTCCGCGCCGAGCGGCTGACAG TTGAGCCCCATATGGGGGTTGGAAGGCAGCAGAGGGGACCCTTTCAAGGTGTTCGTGTGAGAAACTCGGTGAAGGAACTCCTGTTGCACATTCGGAGTCATAAACAGAAGGCTTCTGCCCAAGCTGTGGATGGTTTTAAG acaCAAGGTGTGAACGTAGAGCAATTCACAG AactgaagaacacagcatcataCAGTGGGAAACGGAAAGGGCCTGATTCGTCGTCTGATGGACCAGCCTGCAAAAGGCCGGCTCTGTTGCATACCCAATTTTTG ACACCACCCCAAACACCAACGCCAGGGGAGAGCATGGAAGATGTCCATCACAATGAACCCAAACATGACAGCAGTGCTGATCTGCTTCAGAACATTATCAACATTAAGAATGAATGCAACCCTGTCTCCCTGAACACGGTCCAAGTTAGCTGGATGAGCCCTGTGGTCGTCCCCCAGAGTTCCCCCAGAGAGCAGTGTCAGGGCTTCCATGGAGGGCAGCTCTTCTCTCCACCGCAGAAATACCAGCCATTCCCAGTCAGTGGCTCCCCGCAGATGATGGACCAGGCTTCCTTGTTCCAGTATTCTCCACAGAACCAGCATGTGCAGCCGCAGCAACAGCACCACTATACCCACGACCCGAGTCTGGAATATGCTCTTTATTCCAGAGCTCCATCCCCCACCTATGAACCAAATCTCTTTGACGGTCAGAAACTGCAGTTCTGCCCAGACCAAAGTTTTGCATCTCTTCTAAGTAATCATGGGGAATCTGAGAATGTTGCTCTTCCCCTTCAGACTGCCCCCAGCATCCAGCAACAAAGTGATGCCGGCCCCCCGACCTTCAGTGTGATGCCAGACAGCGCCTGTGAGGCCATGCCGGGGCACGAGGCAGCCTCTCCCCCTTTAAGCACCTCACTGCCATTTCAGAACATCACCGAAGGGCCAATGAACACCACACAGTTAGGAAAGTCATTTTTTCAGTGGCAAGTAGAGCAGGAAGAAAGCAAATTGGCAAACATTTCCCAAGACCAGTTTCTCTCAAAGGATGCAGATGGTGACAC GTTCCTCCACATTGCTGTTGCCCAAGGGCGAAGGGCACTTTCCTATGTCCTTGCAAGAAAGATGAATGCGCTTCACATGCTGGATATTAAAGAGCACAATGGCCAG AGTGCATTTCAGGTGGCCGTGGCTGCCAACCAGCACCTCATTGTTCAGGACCTGGTGAACCTCGGGGCCCAGGTGAACACCACAGACTGCTGGGGACGAACGCCTCTGCATGTCTGTGCTGAGAAGGGCCACTCCCAGGTGCTTCAG GCAATTCAGAAGGGAGCTGTGAGGAGCAATCAGTTCGTGGATCTTGAGGCAACCAACTATGAAG GCCTTACCCCTCTCCACTGTGCGGTGCTGGCCCACAATGCCGTGGTGCATGAACTCCAGAGAAACCAACAGCCACATTCACCTGAAGTTCAGGAGCTGTTACTGAAGAATAAGAGTCTGGTAGACACCATTAAGTGTCTGATTCAAATGGGAGCAGCAGTGGAAGCTAAG GATCGGAAAAGTGGCCGCACAGCTCTGCATTTGGCGGCCGAAGAAGCAAACCTGGAACTCATTCGCCTCTTTTTGGAGCTGCCCAGTTGTCTGTCTTTTGTGAATGCAAAG GCGTACAATGGAAATACTGCCCTCCACGTTGCTGCCAGCCTGCAGTATCGGTTGACACAGTTGGATGCGGTCCGCCTGCTGATGAGGAAGGGAGCAGACCCGAGTACTCGGAACTTGGAGAACGAACAGCCCGTGCATTTGGTTCCTGATGGCCCTGTGGGAGAACAG ATCCGACGTATCCTGAAGGGAAAGTCCATTCAGCAGAGAGCCCCGCCATATTAG